Below is a genomic region from Enterobacteriaceae bacterium ESL0689.
CGCACCGATGAAGCACTGAATATCATCGGTGAAGCGGAAATTTTCTACTGCAAGCCCGCTGATGACTATCTGCCACAACCTCAGGCAGTACTAGTGACCGGTATCACTCCCCAGCAGGCGCTCGCCAAAGGTGAAAACGAAGCCCTGTTTGCTGGTCATATCCATGATCTGTTCACCGTGCCGCAAACCTGTATCGTCGGTTATAACAATGTCCGTTTCGACGATGAGGTCAGTCGTCATCTTTTTTACCGTAATTTTTACGATCCTTACGCCTGGAGCTGGCGGCATGATAACTCGCGCTGGGATCTACTGGATGTGATGCGTGCCTGCTACGCACTCCGCCCGGAAGGGATTAACTGGCCGGTAAATAGCGATGGTCTGCCGAGTTTTCGTCTGGAACATCTGACCGTCGCTAACGATATCGAACACAGCAACGCCCATGATGCAATGGCCGATGTTTATGCCACTATCGCGATGGCGAAACGGGTAAAGTCCTGCCAGCCTAAATTGTTTGATTATCTTTATGGTTATCGTCATAAGCGCAAACTGGCGACCCTGATTGACATTCCACAGATGAAGCCACTGGTGCATGTCTCCGGCATGTTTGGTGCGGCACGGGGCAACACCAGTTGGGTCGCCCCCCTCGCCTGGCATCCGGATAATCGCAATGCAGTTATCATGGTCGATCTCGCTGGCGATATATCACCACTGCTCGATCTGGAGGCCGATACCCTTCGTGAGCGCCTGTATACACCAAAAATCGAACTCGGAGAACAGACCGCGATTCCCATAAAGCTGGTACATCTGAATAAATGTCCGGTCTTAGCCCCAGCCAATACTCTGCGGGCTGAAGACGCTGAGCGACTGGGTATCAACCGCCAGCATTGTCTCGATAATCTGCAACAATTACGTCGCTATCCTCAGGTGCGCGAAAAAGTGGTCGCACTCTTTGCCGATGCGCCCCCCTTACCCCCTTCAGATAACGTTGATAACCAGCTGTATGCCGGCTTTTTCAGCGATGCTGATCGTGCGGCGATGGATATTATCCGGCAAACTGAACCCCATAATTTGCCGGCACTGGATCTTACCTTTGCCGATAAACGTATTGAGCGTTTGTTGTTTAACTACCGTGCACGTAACTTCCCCGGCACCCTGACAGACAGCGAACACCAACGCTGGTTAGCCCATCGTCGTGAAGTGTTTACTGCGGAGTTTTTACAGGCTTATGCCGATGAACTACAGATGCTTTATCAGCAATACAGCGACGATAACGAGAAACAGACACTTCTGAAAGCACTGTGGCAATACGCACAGCATATTGTGTAACTGTGGCGCACAAAAAAGCCGATGGTTTGCTGGCCATCGGCTTATTGGTTTACAACATTGTCATGTCAGGCAATATCTTCATATTGTGGTACCGGATTACGGAATACCCGGGTGACACAGCCCAGATACAGCAAGCCTAAACTTCCCCAAATCAGACCCAGCACCATCGAGTTCTCTTCAAGATTCAGCCATAACGCTCCGACTGTTAACGCACCACAAATCGGCAGAATCAAATAGTTTATATGATCCTTCAGGCTCTTATTATGTTTCTCACGGATCCAGAACTGTGAGATGACTGATAAATTAACAAACGTGAATGCCACTAATGCACCAAAGTTAATCAATGCGGTCGCTGTCACGAGGTCAAACTTCACCGCCAGCAGCGCAATGGCACCGACCAGCAATACATTCCATGCCGGGGTGCGCCATTTAGGATGTATGTAGCCAAAAAAGCGCGTCGGGAAAGCGCCATCACGCCCCATCACATACATCAGACGGGAAACACCAGCATGTGCTGCCATGCCAGATGCGAGGACGGTCACACTG
It encodes:
- the sbcB gene encoding exodeoxyribonuclease I, with the translated sequence MQKSASQPGFLFHDYETFGTHPALDRPAQFAAIRTDEALNIIGEAEIFYCKPADDYLPQPQAVLVTGITPQQALAKGENEALFAGHIHDLFTVPQTCIVGYNNVRFDDEVSRHLFYRNFYDPYAWSWRHDNSRWDLLDVMRACYALRPEGINWPVNSDGLPSFRLEHLTVANDIEHSNAHDAMADVYATIAMAKRVKSCQPKLFDYLYGYRHKRKLATLIDIPQMKPLVHVSGMFGAARGNTSWVAPLAWHPDNRNAVIMVDLAGDISPLLDLEADTLRERLYTPKIELGEQTAIPIKLVHLNKCPVLAPANTLRAEDAERLGINRQHCLDNLQQLRRYPQVREKVVALFADAPPLPPSDNVDNQLYAGFFSDADRAAMDIIRQTEPHNLPALDLTFADKRIERLLFNYRARNFPGTLTDSEHQRWLAHRREVFTAEFLQAYADELQMLYQQYSDDNEKQTLLKALWQYAQHIV